One Oncorhynchus masou masou isolate Uvic2021 chromosome 18, UVic_Omas_1.1, whole genome shotgun sequence DNA window includes the following coding sequences:
- the LOC135503652 gene encoding double-strand-break repair protein rad21 homolog: MMFYTQLLTSKRGPLAKIWLAAHWERKITKTHVFECNLESTIKHIISPQTKIGLRTFGHLLLGVVRIYFRKAKYLLADCNDAVVKIKVAFRPGQTDMPVEGLEATLKAITLMEDFTDFDTQLPDTNAIGVVDHFLLNQCRTEDITLKEDFGNSFLTFDDFGDETQPHQGGMLDVSFLSLAQHGDAFGDEDKGIDILDFMASSSENAFLMDLFPAEPQNVMPEIAPMNINQEGRPDSPTSVPMEEDNPVLNETTPVLNETTLLVNEEEGFALEPVAVTPTLERKKGKRRRRLVVDQAKELSNQAIREQLTDYSDLTAPLDIAPPTHQLMQWKESGGVDMLFSHLCAHVIHPHLQQLYSSDVFWGKTNRVGNEDDREEKRQERHEVESDVSDLPSEFSVLHETMDPERMGHNVELTPLHHNGTDNPPEDVWDTVHDESRFEVSHPELPSEDSMHVHPSGMERETPSNVTWNTQSMVDSRDDFEERRMTSRAQKLLNALKVRTHSRSNAMFSLQMLCERNSRSQASATFFCLLVLKKQQALDLHQSEPYADIIATPGLRF, translated from the exons ATGATGTTCTACACTCAGCTCCTCACTTCCAAGCGCGGGCCTCTGGCCAAAATCTGGCTAGCAGCGCATTGGGAGCGCAAAATCACCAAAACTCATGTGTTTGAATGCAATTTGGAGAGCACCATCAAACACATAATCTCCCCACAG ACAAAGATCGGCTTGCGGACTTTTGGCCACCTACTCCTGGGAGTAGTGAGGATATACTTCAGAAAAGCCAAATATCTACTTGCTGACTGCAATGACGCTGTTGTCAAAATTAAAGTAGCCTTCAGACCAG GACAGACTGACATGCCTGTTGAAGGACTGGAGGCCACACTTAAAGCCATCACGTTGATGGAGGATTTCACTGACTTCGATACCCAGCTACCAGACACAAA TGCCATAGGTGTTGTGGACCATTTTTTACTGAATCAGTGCCGAACAGAGGACATCACCCTCAAAGAGGATTTTGGAAATAGCTTTCTCACATTTGATGACTTTG GTGATGAGACCCAGCCTCACCAAGGCGGCATGTTAGATGTGAGTTTCCTGAGCCTGGCCCAGCACGGAGATGCTTTTGGCGATGAGGACAAAGGCATTGACATCTTGG ACTTCATGGCCAGTTCCAGTGAGAATGCTTTTTTGATGGACCTTTTCCCAGCCGAACCACAAAATGTGATGCCAGAGATTGCCCCCATGAACATTAACCAAGAAg GTCGTCCAGACTCTCCTACATCTGTACCCATGGAGGAGGATAACCCTGTCCTGAATGAGACAACACCTGTCCTGAATGAGACGACTCTGTTGGTCAATGAGGAGGAGGGCTTCGCTCTGGAGCCTGTCGCTGTGACCC CGACCttagagaggaagaaggggaagaggagaaggagactggTGGTGGACCAGGCCAAGGAGCTGTCCAACCAGGCCATCAGGGAGCAGCTCACTGACTATTCAGACCTCACTGCCCCACTGGATAtagccccacccacccaccaactcATGCAATGGAaagagagtggaggggtggacaTGCTCTTCAGTCACCTCTGTGCCCATGTCATTCATCCACACCTTCAACAG CTCTATTCCAGTGATGTGTTTTGGGGGAAAACAAATCGAGTTGGCAATGAAGATGACCgtgaagagaagagacaggagagacatgaGG tggAAAGCGACGTGAGCGACCTGCCCAGTGAGTTCAGTGTCCTGCATGAGACTATGGATCCTGAGAGAATGGGACACAATGTGGAGCTCACTCCTCTGCACCACAATGGGACTGACAACCCACCTGAGGACGTCTGGGACACAGTACAT GATGAGAGTAGATTTGAGGTTTCTCACCCTGAGCTTCCTTCGGAGGATTCCATGCATGTTCATCCTTCTGGAATGGAGAGGGAAACACCATCGAATGTGACATGGAACACACAG TCTATGGTGGACAGCCGGGATGActttgaggagaggaggatgaccAGCCGAGCTCAGAAATTACTAAACGCTCTCAAAGTAAGAACTCA CAGCAGAAGCAACGCCATGTTCAGCCTGCAGATGCTGTGTGAGAGGAACAGTCGCTCCCAGGCCTCGGCTACCTTCTTTTGCCTCCTGGTACTGAAGAAACAGCAGGCCCTGGACCTGCACCAGAGCGAGCCTTATGCTGACATTATAGCCACACCTGGACTCAGGTTCTAA